Below is a genomic region from Miscanthus floridulus cultivar M001 chromosome 1, ASM1932011v1, whole genome shotgun sequence.
tagaaaacaatttaggagtttttcgaccgtttccgaccgttttcatccttacatACAATTCATGTTGCCTACCTATGCATGCTCGCAATATAAATCATTAATTTTTGAGTGAGCTAGCTGTCTACTGTTAAGCCATCATGAGACATGTAATGAATAACGTCATTCTTCACTCGTACATGCATGTTCCCTCTCTATAAATCACTAAACACCAAGTAGACTAAAAACCTAAACCATGCAGTCTACAAGTTATAAAACACGAGCAAACCAAATGGGTTGTCAATCACTAAATCATGAAACCACAGTGAAAGTGATGTCCATAGTTAGTGATGACAAAGAATGATAAgcaagcgcgtgtttagtttcaggaagttggaatttggggctactgtagcactttcgtttttatttggcaattagtgttcaatcatagactaattaggctcaaaacgttcgtctcgcaatttcccaccaaactgtgcaattagtttttttcgtctatatttaatgctccatgcacgagccgcaaacattcgatgtgataggtactgtagcactttttaggaatttagggtggaactaaacaaggtgCAAAAATGATAGTTGTGATAGCTTACTAGTGATATAACCAGTAGAGAATCCTAGAGAATAAAGAAATATGCAAAGGTGAATATTGACCTAATAGGCGCAGTTGAGTACTCAAGGATACATGCACTCAATATGAACTTTTATCAGCAAGCAATACATGCACTCAATATGTCAACTTTTATCAGCAAGCAAGGTATAAGGTTATTATTGAATGAACACACCGCTTAAGGGAGAAAGCATAGGTGATGTAGACAAGGTCCGATCTTCCAATAGGTACGATAGCGTCGATTgttggagactcaacgttcacgaTCTATGCTTTGAAACAAGACTGATTTAGACCCTCGCAACCggtacaccactgctccgttggttatcaaccacgcgaacgcgattgacctcgccgagaaggctttcctacaagcgaattgagaacacaagcaagaatgggatgaacgcaatctgaaattacaaataaatatgaggcttatgataacgagaaggaattcaagtctttattcgaaaggactaatcgccacaggcgaacaagatcaagaactgaggccctggttcacagcaagcggccttggcggcacaattgcagcaaaacgacgtctgtttcacgagaaaatcaagaactaaacaaaaccccaaaccctaaggagagcgacggctgctaattatagagtcttgggcgtcaccccctggacgcgcccctaatgggccaaaacacgatacacggtccaacggaccaaaagacggtgtcgcagcacaatgttagattctggacgctgacttgtttcgacgattcccgttgattccgaagggcttttgatgtgagaccacttgcattggctttcttatctaattagctttccatccatatgtggatcgtcaaaaaacGGAGCCCGGATGCGCCCGTGTGACCAGGTTTATGACAgcctggtcctggaacccgagatgggctcgaacttgatttgggggcctccaccttggtgactcgaaccggatgagcttcgagcctccttctcggttaggacacccttgctgatctcctcgtcctctatctccaagcatggtcgtatgcatggagctcatgtccttatcaatAGGTTCCAAAGCTTTCCTTCTCTATTGCTTGTTCTTTTCTCCAATCACACCTTTCAATAGTGTTGTGCCCCCCTTTTTTACAAACTTAATAACTTCTACACACTTCCACGCATATATCAATTGGGGGAACATCATCAATTCATGTAATAGTAGTACATCCAAGAGCATTATTTACTTGTGTAATTTTTGTCTACAAGTTATGATGCCATCGTTTATGATTTACTCGCCACTACAGAAAGTCGTTAACTAAAACATATGAGTGAGTCACCGACCGTTGAACTAGCTGATATGAATGAGTAACGTATAACGGTATTCGTTACCTATCTATGCATGCCCGCCATGCAATTAATCCTTTGGATCTGAGTTATTGGGCGACCGTTAAACCAAACGTGGCGTATGAGAACATCGCTaaaaccctaaaaacatacttGTCTACAAAGTCATTAAACACCAGCAGACGAATTGAATTGTCGATCAAAAGAACTAGCCGTTCCTCTGGAATCCTCAAACCTCAAATCCAGCTTTGTTTGTCTCCCCGTCCAAGCTATACGCAGCGGGCAGCGGTGACTCCAGTGCGACCACGACCAGAGCTGAAAACTGGAGGGAAAATGTCAGTCCATTCAAAAACCAAATCGTGACACTGACCTCTCGTACCCCACAACCCTCCCCGGGGTCTCCTCAGGCACGAAACCAGATCAAACCCCACTCAGCGCAACCCACCCCCACGCAGGCACGCAGCCTCGGCCCGCGTTTCCACGGCCGCAGCCGCGGCTGCGGCGCAGGCCCCGCGCGTCAGTTACCGCTGCCCACCCACCACCCAACGGGCACACTAGCAACGCAGGCCGCAGCGCCGGATGATcccaaaaacaaaacaaataaaccCCCCAGGAAAACGCGAGAGAGCACAGCACAAGGCCGCCGGTCCCTTGTCTCCCAGTTCCCACTACTCGCCGCTGGATCCTCCACCCGCCGCTCCTGCTCAACCCGCCGCGGCGCCTGGCCGGAGATCCAGCCGCCGGGAGCGCGGAGGTCGGCCGGTTGCTCCCGTTCCCGCTGGTGAGTGATTCGTCCCGGCTCTCGCTGGGGAGGGGTGGATGGATTCCCTGTTCAAGGAGTAGTTTTTTTCCTCTGTCTCCTTGTTCTGGGAAGGAATCCAAATCTCCCTCTGTTCCTGCTCGGTTTGGTGCGGACTTTTGCGCCGAGTGGTGCCGTACTGATCTATTCCTCCGTTCGGGTGGTTTGATTAGGTGGTTGCTTTTCGCCGCTGGAGATCGGCAGACGGAAGCAGTTGACGCCACAGGGCTTCGTGCTGCCGAATTCCCCAGAAATTTTGGGGGTTCAACCGAACCCCCATGCCCAACGCCACTGTGAGTTGCTTCCTGTCCCAAATTTCCCCAGGAATTACGCTTCTTTATTGGGGCTATGTTTTTGCTTGCTTCCTTTTCCGGTAAGGTTGCTGCTGGCGGAGTCTTTGCTTCAGActacctttttgttttctttttctgggAAACGAATTAAAGTAGTCACTTGTGGTGCATTTTTTTGCCCGTTATGTTTTGCATTGTCCGAAATTTCTTAATCATGTCGGAGTAGGTTTAAACTAGGGTTTAGGGTAGACTGTGCTGTTTCGTTGGTTTACCATCTCGTGAACTCTAGATGAGAGAAATAGTGGAGTTTGATCATCTGATGAGGTTTTTGATCTTCTGCAGGGGCTTCGAATGGGCAACAAAGGCTCTACTAAGGGAGCTCCAATGCCAGGAATGGAAGGAAGTGTGGCAAAGGATTTGAAGAAGGCTCCTGCCTCCTTGGAGGAAAACAAGTCTTCTGGTGATGAGGATCTTGGCGGAGGGCCTGCCTTGACTGGGAAGAAAAGGAAGGACCGGAGGGGTTCTGCGGATGAGGACAGGAGTGGTGTGACAAAAAGGGTGTTGAGGTCCGATGCCATGAAGCTGCGTGCTGAGGCTGAGGCACCCTGTGGAGTGGGTGCGGAGGTTAGCAAAACTGACAGTTTGGAGACGAAACACTGTGAGGCTATTGTGGAGGCTGAGGCTTGCAAAGGCAGGGTGCTGATGGAAGTTACTTGCAATGGTGAGGAAGCCAACGGATTGGTTAACTTGGACGCGAGCGATGTCTCAGAAGAGTCAGCTAGGTGTTTTGAGAATAATATGGGAATGCCTGGTGTTCATGCAACAGATATTTCTCAAGGTGATGGCTTAGGTAGCAATTCAGAATCAGATGATAAGACAGTCAAGTCAGATGAGAAGGTGTCCGCTGTAACTCATTCAGAGCAGAATGACTCCAGAGCTGGAATAAGCAGTTTGAGTGTTGATGAGGCCCAAGATAACAAAGTGAGACATGGGCCTTGTCAGGGTGAGGTCATAGACTCAGCAATTGCTAATGATGCCAACACAAGTACAGATTTAACCAAAATCATCCCTACCGGTGGATCAGAATCTGTTAAGCAGAAGGATAGTAAACAGGAGAATAATGTGGTTCACACCGAGGAAGTGATACTCCACAGTAGTGATCCGAAAGTTGAGAAGCATTCTCACATTGACGATGTTTGTACAGAAACTGAGATTTCTTTGACTGAGAATGGAAGATGCGCAGTAGATAACCACACTGATCTAACTGGGTGCACTAAGCAGGAGGAGAGGGGAAGCCCCGTGAACGAAGCCAATGATGTTTCATCACATGACATTGTCTTTACAAGGAGAGGTAGAAAATCATGTGAGGCAAAGCAGGGGACATGTGGAGAGGAGTTGTGGTTTGAGAAGCGAGTTACAAGGTCAGCTACAGTTAGGCAGAGAGAAGTTTCTGGAAGCTCACGTAAAACTACCACAAATGAGGCTGCACTAGGAAGCAGAGGGAGGAAGGGACATATTGTTGCTCATTATACAAGGAAAGTGAGCAGTGCAGTATCTCCAAAAGGTCACCATGCTGAGCTGGGAGAACGTAATACCAGTATGGAGAAGCAAACAGTGAAAGAAAAGGTGGTTGATCGAAGAGACTCAGGTGTCACTGAGAATGATAATCATGTGAATGCCACAGAGAATAAGGAATCAAAAAATGAAACAGAGATCAATTTGAAGACACAACCACCTGTGGGAAGTGTCAGCATTCTTAAGAAAACAACCGGAGCAGCTGTTTCTGCGGTGGATCAGAATATCTCTGGTTCAGCTATCACTGAGAGAAATGATATGGAGCATACTGATTCTGATGGAGTTAAATCTGAAAATAAGACTCCTGCGCAGAAACCACTACTGTCTGTTGGTGCGAAGATTGTTGCCAGCAAGAAGAGGATATTGGAAGCAGGGCTTGATAAAATCACTGGAAAGTCACCAATTGCTTTGCCagccatgaaaaagacaagaaATACGTCTTCTGATCCTGAGATAGACCAACCAGATAAGTCTTCTGGAGAGAAGCTTATTGTGAATAACTGTGATTTGGGCAATAAACGTGTTCTGAGGGAACGGCAGCATCGCAATCAAACAAATTTATCAAGCAGATCTTCTAACCACTCTAATCAAAATGCTATCAAGCAGACTCAGGATCAATCTGATGATGATGAGATCAGCAGTGATACTTCCTACAGGAGAACTCGTAGCGGACGTCGTCGTGGTGCTGCCCGTCTTGTCGTGCCAAAACAAGAGGACTCCAGTGATTCTGAAGAAGTTATTGTTGTGAAAAAGAATCGGCGGAAACGGAAGAAATCTGTGCACAAACAAAGGGCTGGATCTAAGTTGAAGCATACTTCTGGTCCTTCCAAAGCAGGTCGTTTGGGTAGACCTCCTCTGGTCAAATCTGAATCTAGCTCCTTATCTCTGCAGCCAGGAAAAGGGAAAACGAAGGTGCCTGAAGGTACAGGAACTCTTCGTGAAGAAAAGCAAAAAATAAGTGATCAGATAAAGGCCATGCTTCTAGATGCTGGCTGGACGATTGATTTAAGACCCAGGAATGGTAGAGACTACATGGATTCTGTGTATATACCTCCTAGTGGCAAAGGGTCTTACTGGTCAGTCACAAAAGCATATTATGCGTTTTGTGCAAGTATGGGATCTGAGCAGAAGGAAAGTTCTAAAGACCAGACTTCGACAAAAAAATCTGTTGGTAGCCCCGGCAATAGGCAGGTCTCTGGTTCTTCAGGTTGTACTTTAACAGAGGATATCCTTAGCAAATTAAAAAGAGTTGTTGTAAACAAACGAACAACCAAAGTAGCAATTCAAAGGTTGAGACAGAAAAGGttcaaaaaggaaaagaagaagaacactaCAAATTCAAGAAGACTGCACTTAGGCAATGAAAGAAAAAAACGAGGTGGTTGTGCTCTACTCGTTCGTGGATCGAACAAGGAGTCTGGCAGCGGCACTGATGGTTTTGTTCCATATGAATGGAAACGTACAATCTTCTCCTGGCTGATTGATCTGGATGTTCTATCAGTCAACACTAAGCTGAAATGTATGGATGAAAGCCACTCAAAGGTTTTACTAGAGGGTATTGTCACTAGGGATGGGATTAACTGCAGCTGCTGTAGCGAGGTCCTTTCAGTGCTTGAATTTGTGGCTCATGCTGGTTCT
It encodes:
- the LOC136460863 gene encoding uncharacterized protein isoform X1 gives rise to the protein MPNATGLRMGNKGSTKGAPMPGMEGSVAKDLKKAPASLEENKSSGDEDLGGGPALTGKKRKDRRGSADEDRSGVTKRVLRSDAMKLRAEAEAPCGVGAEVSKTDSLETKHCEAIVEAEACKGRVLMEVTCNGEEANGLVNLDASDVSEESARCFENNMGMPGVHATDISQGDGLGSNSESDDKTVKSDEKVSAVTHSEQNDSRAGISSLSVDEAQDNKVRHGPCQGEVIDSAIANDANTSTDLTKIIPTGGSESVKQKDSKQENNVVHTEEVILHSSDPKVEKHSHIDDVCTETEISLTENGRCAVDNHTDLTGCTKQEERGSPVNEANDVSSHDIVFTRRGRKSCEAKQGTCGEELWFEKRVTRSATVRQREVSGSSRKTTTNEAALGSRGRKGHIVAHYTRKVSSAVSPKGHHAELGERNTSMEKQTVKEKVVDRRDSGVTENDNHVNATENKESKNETEINLKTQPPVGSVSILKKTTGAAVSAVDQNISGSAITERNDMEHTDSDGVKSENKTPAQKPLLSVGAKIVASKKRILEAGLDKITGKSPIALPAMKKTRNTSSDPEIDQPDKSSGEKLIVNNCDLGNKRVLRERQHRNQTNLSSRSSNHSNQNAIKQTQDQSDDDEISSDTSYRRTRSGRRRGAARLVVPKQEDSSDSEEVIVVKKNRRKRKKSVHKQRAGSKLKHTSGPSKAGRLGRPPLVKSESSSLSLQPGKGKTKVPEGTGTLREEKQKISDQIKAMLLDAGWTIDLRPRNGRDYMDSVYIPPSGKGSYWSVTKAYYAFCASMGSEQKESSKDQTSTKKSVGSPGNRQVSGSSGCTLTEDILSKLKRVVVNKRTTKVAIQRLRQKRFKKEKKKNTTNSRRLHLGNERKKRGGCALLVRGSNKESGSGTDGFVPYEWKRTIFSWLIDLDVLSVNTKLKCMDESHSKVLLEGIVTRDGINCSCCSEVLSVLEFVAHAGSEVNKPYRNILVDGLDTDLLHCLINAWNMQSDAERQDFFPVSIEGNDPNDDTCGICGDGGNLICCDGCPSTFHMSCLGLEELPSDYWCCANCSCKFCHEHSSDGADDTADVDSSLHTCSQCEEQYHEACSPENDSITNLSSQTGNLFCQQSCRLLFEELQNLLAVKKDLEPEYSCRVVQRIHEDVPEEVLPLDIRVECNSKIAVALSLMDECFLPIVDQRTGINLIRNVVYSCGSNFARLDFRGFYIFILERGDEIIAAASVRVHGTKLAEMPFIGTRNMYRRQGMCRRLVDGIEMILSSLNVEKLIIPAITELVDTWTSRFGFSPLEDSEKEEVKSVSMLVFPGTGLLQKPLLKSLPNGDQSSQGDIYTAGAVSSVDKTEKSPDVANEDSLCSDASADPLGLGVKEHGDNSKNVDGTCNGAVSQQSPHS
- the LOC136460863 gene encoding uncharacterized protein isoform X2, producing the protein MPNATGLRMGNKGSTKGAPMPGMEGSVAKDLKKAPASLEENKSSGDEDLGGGPALTGKKRKDRRGSADEDRSGVTKRVLRSDAMKLRAEAEAPCGVGAEVSKTDSLETKHCEAIVEAEACKGRVLMEVTCNGEEANGLVNLDASDVSEESARCFENNMGMPGVHATDISQGDGLGSNSESDDKTVKSDEKVSAVTHSEQNDSRAGISSLSVDEAQDNKVRHGPCQGEVIDSAIANDANTSTDLTKIIPTGGSESVKQKDSKQENNVVHTEEVILHSSDPKVEKHSHIDDVCTETEISLTENGRCAVDNHTDLTGCTKQEERGSPVNEANDVSSHDIVFTRRGRKSCEAKQGTCGEELWFEKRVTRSATVRQREVSGSSRKTTTNEAALGSRGRKGHIVAHYTRKVSSAVSPKGHHAELGERNTSMEKQTVKEKVVDRRDSGVTENDNHVNATENKESKNETEINLKTQPPVGSVSILKKTTGAAVSAVDQNISGSAITERNDMEHTDSDGVKSENKTPAQKPLLSVGAKIVASKKRILEAGLDKITGKSPIALPAMKKTRNTSSDPEIDQPDKSSGEKLIVNNCDLGNKRVLRERQHRNQTNLSSRSSNHSNQNAIKQTQDQSDDDEISSDTSYRRTRSGRRRGAARLVVPKQEDSSDSEEVIVVKKNRRKRKKSVHKQRAGSKLKHTSGPSKAGRLGRPPLVKSESSSLSLQPGKGKTKVPEGTGTLREEKQKISDQIKAMLLDAGWTIDLRPRNGRDYMDSVYIPPSGKGSYWSVTKAYYAFCASMGSEQKESSKDQTSTKKSVGSPGNRQVSGSSGCTLTEDILSKLKRVVVNKRTTKVAIQRLRQKRFKKEKKKNTTNSRRLHLGNERKKRGGCALLVRGSNKESGSGTDGFVPYEWKRTIFSWLIDLDVLSVNTKLKCMDESHSKVLLEGIVTRDGINCSCCSEVLSVLEFVAHAGSEVNKPYRNILVDGLDTDLLHCLINAWNMQSDAERQDFFPVSIEGNDPNDDTCGICGDGGNLICCDGCPSTFHMSCLGLEELPSDYWCCANCSCKFCHEHSSDGADDTADVDSSLHTCSQCEEQYHEACSPENDSITNLSSQTGNLFCQQSCRLLFEELQNLLAVKKDLEPEYSCRVVQRIHEDVPEEVLPLDIRVECNSKIAVALSLMDECFLPIVDQRTGINLIRNVVYSCGSNFARLDFRGFYIFILERGDEIIAAASVRVHGTKLAEMPFIGTRNMYRRQGMCRRLVDGIEMILSSLNVEKLIIPAITELVDTWTSRFGFSPLEDSEKEEVKSVSMLVFPGTGLLQKPLLKSLPNGDQSSQGDKTEKSPDVANEDSLCSDASADPLGLGVKEHGDNSKNVDGTCNGAVSQQSPHS